From Fimbriimonadaceae bacterium, the proteins below share one genomic window:
- a CDS encoding oxidoreductase, which produces MAKVWYITGCSTGFGRELCAQLLDRGDQVVATARDRHTVVEFERSHPNQALACAVDVTKPDQIQSSVQAGLARFGHIDVLVNNAGYGVIGAVEEVSDAELRAMFEVNVFGVVNVLKAVLPSMRKQRSGRILNVSSTAGHIAFPGSATYSCTKHALEGLSDGLAQELAPLGIRVTLIEPGPFRTDFAGRSIVIAKEEIADYAETAGKRRTGIKEFDGHQQGDPVLGVQAMIAIADEADPPLRLALGGPAYTMIREKLARVSAELDRWESLGKPTDYPE; this is translated from the coding sequence ATGGCAAAGGTCTGGTACATCACGGGCTGTTCGACCGGCTTCGGGCGCGAGCTGTGCGCACAACTGCTCGATCGGGGCGATCAGGTCGTCGCAACGGCCCGCGATCGACACACAGTCGTGGAGTTCGAGCGGTCGCACCCAAACCAGGCGCTCGCCTGCGCGGTCGATGTCACGAAGCCCGATCAGATCCAGTCGTCCGTTCAGGCGGGCCTGGCGCGCTTTGGGCACATCGACGTCCTGGTGAACAACGCCGGCTACGGGGTCATCGGGGCGGTTGAAGAGGTATCGGACGCCGAGCTGCGGGCGATGTTCGAAGTCAACGTGTTCGGCGTCGTGAACGTCCTCAAGGCCGTTCTGCCATCGATGCGCAAACAGCGCAGCGGCCGCATCTTGAACGTCTCCAGCACCGCGGGACACATCGCCTTCCCCGGATCCGCCACCTACTCCTGCACCAAGCACGCCCTCGAGGGCTTGAGCGACGGCCTTGCCCAAGAGTTGGCCCCTCTTGGCATCCGCGTGACCCTGATCGAGCCAGGTCCCTTCCGCACGGACTTCGCCGGGCGCTCCATCGTCATCGCGAAGGAGGAGATCGCCGACTACGCGGAGACCGCCGGCAAGCGCCGCACGGGCATCAAGGAGTTCGACGGCCACCAACAGGGCGACCCGGTGCTCGGGGTCCAAGCGATGATCGCGATCGCCGACGAGGCCGATCCGCCGCTGAGGCTTGCCCTCGGGGGACCGGCGTACACGATGATCCGCGAAAAGCTGGCCCGGGTGTCGGCCGAGTTGGACCGCTGGGAGTCGCTCGGCAAGCCGACGGACTATCCCGAGTAA
- a CDS encoding glycoside hydrolase family 127 protein — protein sequence MKPLEPVPFTSVAIHDRFWTPRQETNRTATVDHSLAMLEKAGNLVDMDLAAKGAREGFQGLLFTDSDLYKVLEGISYTLATHPNPALSARLDAIIAKIAAAQQADGYLDTWFQVTRPDQKWTNLRDHHELYCAGHLIEAAVAHNQATGKRNLLDVAVKLATLIDSRYGPGKSAGYPGHPELELALVKLWRLTGEQRWFALSQKFVETRGTGFFAEEHNTPKDRYDGTYWLDDTPICDHEEIKGHAVRAAYLMSGAADVARETQNPQMIAMLDRLWRNTTERRTFVTGGIGPSGSNEGFTVDYDLPNRTAYQETCASVALALWGHRMALLHADARYMDWVERALYNGVPAGVALDGKSFFYVNPLASMGTHHRSEWFACACCPPNVLRTVASIGGYAYATSADEVFVNLYAPGTVDLKLPVGPVHMAVEGDYPWDGHLKFKVEPAKTATFALNLRIPGWARSFELGVNGKPVAATPERGYVRLQREWRAGDLVTLNLPMPVEQIEANPAVKQDQYRTAIQRGPIVYCLEQVDNSVPLRELVIPRGTKLEASWKPDLLGGVVAITGEAERTSEPDWTATLYQPVRVTPTTVTAVPYAVWDNRKAGPMEVWMPSVAPPARVGGPEVHAEVSLSFTSGNAQPWGVNDGLEPKASGEQPESLCHFWPHKGGEEWVQYTWKKPVTAKGVRVYWFDDTGRGECRLPQSWKLQRLQDGKWVDVPATYPVQIDQWTEVKFPALTTTALRLVVQMQKGWAAGIHEWRILE from the coding sequence ATGAAACCCCTCGAGCCCGTTCCCTTCACTTCGGTCGCCATCCACGATCGCTTCTGGACTCCGCGCCAGGAGACGAACCGCACCGCGACCGTGGATCACAGCCTCGCCATGCTCGAGAAGGCGGGGAACCTCGTGGATATGGATCTCGCGGCCAAGGGCGCCCGCGAGGGCTTTCAGGGCTTGCTCTTCACGGACTCCGACCTCTACAAGGTGCTCGAGGGGATCTCCTACACCTTGGCGACGCATCCCAATCCGGCGTTGAGCGCCCGCCTCGACGCGATCATCGCCAAGATCGCGGCAGCCCAGCAGGCCGACGGCTATCTGGACACCTGGTTCCAGGTCACCCGACCCGACCAGAAGTGGACGAACCTTCGCGACCATCACGAACTCTACTGCGCCGGGCACCTGATCGAGGCGGCCGTTGCGCACAACCAAGCCACGGGAAAGCGCAACCTCCTCGACGTCGCGGTGAAACTCGCGACGCTCATCGATTCGCGCTATGGCCCCGGAAAGAGCGCGGGATACCCGGGACACCCCGAATTGGAACTCGCCCTCGTGAAGCTCTGGAGGCTCACGGGCGAACAACGCTGGTTCGCCCTTTCGCAGAAGTTCGTGGAGACGCGGGGAACGGGGTTCTTCGCCGAGGAGCACAACACGCCCAAGGACCGCTACGACGGGACGTACTGGCTGGACGACACCCCCATTTGCGACCATGAGGAGATCAAAGGGCACGCCGTGCGAGCCGCGTACTTGATGTCCGGCGCGGCCGACGTCGCGCGCGAAACGCAGAACCCGCAGATGATCGCCATGCTCGACCGCCTGTGGCGGAACACCACCGAGCGGCGGACGTTTGTGACGGGCGGGATCGGACCCTCGGGCTCGAACGAAGGCTTCACGGTGGACTACGACCTGCCCAACCGCACCGCCTACCAGGAGACGTGCGCGTCGGTAGCGCTCGCGCTTTGGGGGCACCGGATGGCCCTCCTTCACGCCGACGCACGCTACATGGACTGGGTCGAGCGGGCCCTTTACAACGGCGTGCCCGCCGGGGTCGCCCTGGACGGGAAAAGCTTCTTCTACGTCAACCCGCTCGCGAGCATGGGCACGCACCACAGGAGCGAGTGGTTTGCCTGCGCGTGTTGCCCGCCCAACGTGTTGCGGACCGTCGCCTCCATCGGTGGCTACGCCTACGCGACTTCGGCCGACGAGGTGTTCGTGAACCTCTATGCGCCCGGCACGGTCGATCTCAAACTTCCTGTGGGGCCCGTCCACATGGCGGTCGAGGGCGATTACCCCTGGGACGGCCACCTCAAATTCAAAGTGGAACCCGCCAAGACGGCCACCTTTGCCTTGAACCTCCGGATTCCGGGCTGGGCCCGTTCGTTCGAACTGGGCGTGAACGGCAAGCCGGTGGCGGCGACGCCCGAGCGGGGATACGTCCGGCTGCAACGCGAGTGGAGGGCGGGCGATCTCGTCACGTTGAACCTCCCGATGCCGGTCGAACAGATCGAAGCGAACCCCGCCGTGAAGCAGGACCAGTATCGAACGGCGATCCAGCGCGGTCCCATCGTGTACTGCCTGGAGCAGGTGGACAACTCGGTCCCGCTCCGCGAGCTCGTGATCCCGAGGGGGACGAAGCTCGAGGCGTCTTGGAAGCCCGATCTGCTCGGGGGCGTCGTCGCCATCACGGGAGAGGCGGAGCGAACCTCCGAGCCCGACTGGACGGCGACCCTGTACCAACCTGTCCGCGTGACCCCGACGACCGTGACGGCGGTGCCCTACGCCGTTTGGGACAACCGCAAGGCGGGCCCGATGGAGGTGTGGATGCCCTCGGTCGCGCCTCCCGCGCGAGTCGGCGGCCCCGAGGTTCATGCCGAAGTGAGCCTTTCGTTCACGAGCGGGAACGCCCAACCTTGGGGGGTGAACGACGGTCTCGAGCCCAAGGCGAGCGGCGAGCAGCCGGAGTCACTCTGCCACTTCTGGCCGCACAAAGGAGGCGAGGAGTGGGTGCAGTACACGTGGAAGAAGCCGGTCACGGCCAAGGGTGTTCGGGTGTACTGGTTCGACGACACGGGTCGCGGAGAGTGCCGCCTGCCGCAATCGTGGAAGCTCCAACGCCTTCAGGACGGGAAGTGGGTGGATGTCCCCGCCACGTACCCGGTGCAAATCGACCAGTGGACCGAGGTGAAGTTCCCCGCACTGACGACCACCGCCCTGAGGCTGGTGGTCCAGATGCAAAAGGGGTGGGCCGCCGGCATCCACGAGTGGCGGATCCTCGAGTAG
- a CDS encoding cytochrome c3 family protein has product MRRGAPLPNERQEERAIVDEEQKQPKRRLPSVFYNLTSMIGLSMALVAFGLIVFLFVVEYYSAIKHPYMGMITFLILPVFIVGGLALATVGVLRANRRRRRGEPIAKWPKIDLAIPRHRFGVTMVAVLGFGFLAASTFGTYQAYEYTESVEFCGLVCHTAMKPEYTAYKDSPHARVKCAECHIGSGAGWFVKSKISGSYQVYAYLFDKYPRPIPTPVANLRPAKDTCEQCHWPSKFFSQKLIDKSFFLSDEENTRSDMTLIMKTGAVREGQPTGIHAHMYLDAEMSYIATDPKREIIPYVEMRDKNGNVTVYRSTEVPITDEQIKKGVKRTVDCIECHNRPSHVFHNPSTSVNQAMARGEIDPSLPEIKRVAVEELEKPYKTESEALTKLKASLLAFFKESYPTVLASKAKELDNAISQIQTIYSHNYFPEMNASWKMYPDHRDHLNGLGCFRCHDDKHVSPQGKVITKDCNSCHIIVAQRTPGEKREVSLEGLEFKHPVDIGDAWKETLCKDCHAGE; this is encoded by the coding sequence ATGCGTCGGGGGGCGCCGCTCCCCAACGAACGCCAGGAGGAACGCGCCATCGTGGACGAAGAGCAGAAACAGCCGAAGAGAAGACTCCCCAGCGTCTTCTACAACTTGACTTCGATGATCGGCCTCTCCATGGCCCTTGTGGCGTTTGGCCTGATCGTCTTCCTGTTCGTCGTCGAGTACTACTCCGCCATCAAGCACCCGTACATGGGCATGATCACGTTCCTGATCCTGCCCGTCTTCATCGTCGGCGGTCTGGCTCTGGCGACGGTCGGCGTCTTGCGCGCCAACCGGCGGCGCAGACGCGGAGAGCCGATCGCCAAGTGGCCCAAGATCGACCTGGCGATTCCCCGCCATCGCTTCGGGGTCACGATGGTCGCCGTGCTGGGCTTCGGGTTCTTGGCTGCGTCGACCTTCGGCACCTACCAGGCCTACGAGTACACGGAGTCCGTCGAGTTCTGCGGTCTCGTGTGCCACACGGCGATGAAGCCCGAGTACACGGCGTATAAAGACTCGCCGCACGCGCGGGTGAAGTGCGCAGAGTGCCACATCGGTTCGGGCGCGGGTTGGTTCGTGAAGTCGAAGATCTCGGGCAGCTACCAGGTGTACGCCTACCTGTTCGACAAGTACCCCCGACCGATTCCCACCCCGGTCGCGAACCTCAGGCCGGCGAAAGACACGTGCGAACAGTGCCACTGGCCCAGCAAGTTCTTCAGCCAGAAACTCATCGACAAGTCCTTCTTCCTCAGCGACGAGGAGAACACGCGATCGGACATGACGCTGATTATGAAGACGGGCGCGGTCCGGGAGGGCCAACCCACGGGCATCCACGCGCACATGTACCTCGATGCCGAGATGTCGTACATTGCGACGGATCCCAAGCGAGAAATCATCCCCTACGTGGAGATGCGCGACAAGAACGGCAACGTGACGGTCTATCGAAGCACCGAGGTCCCGATCACCGACGAGCAGATCAAGAAAGGGGTCAAACGCACGGTGGATTGCATCGAGTGCCACAACCGTCCGTCGCACGTCTTCCACAACCCCTCCACCAGCGTCAACCAGGCGATGGCGCGCGGAGAGATCGACCCCTCGCTTCCCGAAATCAAGCGGGTGGCGGTTGAAGAGCTGGAGAAGCCCTACAAGACGGAGTCCGAGGCGCTCACGAAGCTCAAAGCGTCGCTTTTGGCGTTCTTCAAGGAGTCCTATCCCACGGTGCTCGCTTCCAAGGCGAAGGAGTTGGACAACGCGATCAGCCAGATCCAAACGATCTACAGCCACAACTACTTCCCGGAGATGAACGCGAGCTGGAAGATGTACCCCGACCACCGGGACCATCTGAACGGTCTGGGTTGTTTCCGGTGCCACGACGACAAGCACGTCAGCCCGCAAGGGAAAGTCATCACGAAGGACTGCAACAGTTGCCACATCATCGTGGCCCAGCGGACTCCCGGAGAGAAGCGCGAAGTGTCCCTGGAAGGGTTGGAGTTCAAGCATCCCGTCGACATCGGCGATGCCTGGAAGGAGACGTTGTGTAAGGACTGCCACGCGGGCGAATAG
- a CDS encoding DUF2339 domain-containing protein: MDLDRDERLAELEARVARLERKIERAIEGSASFEPEDVAESSHTSTPSKGAEYWIGAKFVPRFGAILIVLAIAFVAISESSKNPMVDRTILLVGEAVFCLAFIAFGEWRRNEMEGFGPTLSAIGACGLYLTAAGGHFAYGELSGAGMAIGFALLTLLNHAFAVWRNTRLFFFIGATGGLAAMLFPLSDKDYSTALAVYVAVTVAGAVVCAKRRWAQLALVGWFLSLLIIVPIIDSEQSRATVVLSMYAGALACVAAYARACTSRDPWAVGAPIALFFTGLVGFWVVSSPAGVAHLLLLSAVGCAIALTLSGSTACRNALLVGSIATVGVLGPLCFSPSVATVAYSAFALVAYAIGRSTLRRVSAIFAVAAIVAAGCAYLGALAMGPQLSDGMLLVGLSGGLAASVFALRNAGWGNLGLAVAGSWLLLTRAAVLISPAVGHGLASYSTPTLVTLGYALLLFALGFRLESTTLRMWSFAAMLGGVFQILVFDKGTAVGFRIATLVVAGVMMLVSGYRYVHDQRAASEEEAPPQTTPDATPAGRA; this comes from the coding sequence ATGGATCTCGACAGGGATGAGCGTTTGGCCGAGCTCGAGGCGCGGGTGGCGCGTCTTGAGCGTAAGATTGAGCGAGCGATAGAGGGTTCTGCGTCCTTCGAACCGGAGGACGTCGCGGAGTCCTCCCACACGTCCACGCCGTCCAAGGGGGCGGAGTACTGGATCGGCGCGAAGTTCGTGCCGCGTTTCGGTGCGATCCTCATCGTTCTCGCGATCGCCTTCGTGGCCATCTCGGAGTCCTCCAAGAATCCGATGGTGGATCGCACGATCCTCCTCGTCGGCGAGGCTGTGTTCTGTCTGGCGTTCATCGCGTTCGGGGAGTGGCGGCGTAACGAGATGGAGGGCTTCGGCCCCACTCTATCCGCGATCGGCGCGTGCGGCCTTTACCTCACCGCCGCAGGGGGTCACTTCGCCTACGGAGAGCTCAGCGGCGCCGGCATGGCGATCGGATTCGCCCTCCTCACCCTCCTCAACCACGCCTTTGCGGTTTGGAGGAACACGCGGCTGTTCTTCTTCATCGGGGCGACGGGCGGACTGGCGGCCATGCTCTTCCCCCTGTCCGACAAGGATTACTCGACCGCCTTGGCGGTCTACGTGGCGGTCACGGTCGCCGGTGCCGTCGTCTGCGCCAAGCGGCGGTGGGCCCAGCTTGCCCTCGTCGGCTGGTTCCTCAGTCTCCTGATCATCGTGCCCATCATCGACTCGGAGCAGTCCCGGGCAACCGTCGTGCTCTCGATGTACGCGGGCGCGCTCGCGTGTGTCGCAGCCTATGCGAGGGCATGCACGAGCAGGGACCCCTGGGCCGTGGGTGCCCCGATCGCCTTGTTCTTCACCGGCCTTGTCGGGTTCTGGGTGGTCTCGAGTCCGGCAGGAGTGGCGCATCTCCTCTTGCTTTCCGCCGTCGGGTGCGCCATCGCGCTCACCCTTTCGGGTTCGACGGCGTGCCGCAACGCACTCCTCGTCGGCTCGATCGCCACGGTGGGCGTCCTCGGGCCGCTCTGCTTCTCGCCGTCCGTGGCCACCGTGGCGTACTCGGCCTTTGCCTTGGTCGCCTATGCGATCGGCCGTTCCACCCTTCGCCGGGTTTCCGCGATCTTCGCGGTCGCCGCCATCGTCGCGGCGGGGTGCGCCTACCTGGGGGCGTTGGCCATGGGCCCCCAACTCTCGGATGGGATGTTGCTGGTGGGCCTGTCCGGCGGCTTGGCGGCTTCCGTCTTCGCGCTGCGGAACGCCGGGTGGGGAAACCTCGGCCTCGCGGTCGCGGGCTCCTGGCTCCTCCTGACGCGCGCCGCGGTCTTGATTTCACCCGCGGTCGGGCACGGGCTGGCCTCCTACTCCACGCCCACGCTTGTCACCCTTGGATACGCACTGCTCCTCTTTGCCCTGGGCTTCCGCTTGGAATCGACCACCCTCCGTATGTGGAGCTTTGCCGCGATGCTGGGCGGAGTGTTCCAAATCCTCGTGTTCGACAAGGGGACGGCCGTCGGCTTCCGCATCGCGACGCTCGTCGTCGCTGGCGTGATGATGCTGGTCAGCGGCTACCGATACGTGCATGACCAGCGTGCGGCCTCCGAGGAGGAGGCGCCCCCCCAGACCACACCGGATGCCACGCCCGCCGGACGGGCGTGA
- a CDS encoding cytochrome b/b6 domain-containing protein has protein sequence MLTGVLIAGIAMLLGSPALSQEGTDPRAGAYKVESEDVAVCLQCHGGLGFVVRRSSGRVQSLYVDGQALAHSVHKDLTCQDCHWGIDQVPHDLTQVEPPSCASCHAEEAELYATSAHQPESAVDLDRPSCLYCHGGNSHTIAPISTYTRKSELAICTGCHSNAALMKKHGVDPDAVKSYEDSFHGKAVRFGSTDAAICTDCHSAHHVLPKSDVGSSVHPAKSPATCGKCHKGALAKFSQSGVTHLALKVKESPALRAEISFFNILTWGILGLLCVSIVLDVRAGVRHQFRRFKANLKEEFLRGDTQQEAKEEKVYLWFTPFQRIQHWIFASSFILLALTGLPLRFYDDPRMESLYNALGGLHVARNLHRVGAIVMIAAGLMHLGYLLWSWKKIGFSVRRISMLPNKQDWHDMIETFRFYFGKRETVPTYGRFSFRAKFGYFAVFWGVPIMMLSGLCLWFPVQASNILPAQGVSMAYLAHADEAILAIGAIFIWHLYTTIFSPLYLPLGRKMFFGTVTHEEAEFEHGRHDIS, from the coding sequence GTGCTTACGGGAGTCCTGATTGCCGGGATCGCGATGTTGCTCGGATCCCCGGCCCTCTCACAAGAGGGCACCGACCCCCGAGCGGGCGCCTACAAGGTCGAGAGCGAGGACGTTGCGGTCTGCCTTCAATGCCACGGCGGCCTTGGATTCGTGGTTCGCAGGTCGTCCGGCCGGGTCCAGTCGCTCTACGTCGATGGCCAAGCTCTGGCGCACAGCGTCCACAAGGACCTTACGTGCCAGGACTGCCACTGGGGCATCGATCAAGTGCCTCACGATCTCACGCAGGTCGAGCCGCCCTCGTGCGCCTCGTGCCACGCCGAGGAGGCGGAACTCTACGCGACGAGCGCGCACCAGCCGGAATCCGCGGTCGATCTCGACCGCCCGAGCTGTCTCTACTGCCACGGCGGCAACTCGCACACGATCGCCCCGATCTCGACGTACACGCGCAAGTCGGAGTTGGCGATCTGCACGGGGTGCCATAGCAACGCGGCGCTCATGAAGAAGCATGGCGTCGATCCCGACGCGGTGAAGTCTTACGAAGACAGTTTCCACGGCAAGGCCGTCCGCTTCGGATCGACCGACGCCGCCATTTGCACGGACTGCCACAGCGCGCACCACGTGCTTCCCAAATCGGACGTGGGATCGTCGGTCCACCCCGCCAAGTCGCCGGCAACGTGCGGCAAGTGCCACAAGGGCGCCCTCGCGAAATTCTCGCAGTCGGGCGTGACGCACCTTGCGCTGAAGGTGAAGGAGAGTCCCGCGCTTCGGGCCGAGATCTCGTTCTTCAACATCCTGACCTGGGGCATTCTGGGACTGCTCTGCGTTTCGATCGTGCTCGACGTCCGCGCGGGCGTGCGGCACCAGTTCCGACGCTTCAAGGCCAACCTCAAGGAGGAGTTCTTGCGCGGAGACACTCAGCAGGAGGCCAAAGAGGAGAAGGTCTATCTCTGGTTCACGCCATTCCAGCGAATCCAACACTGGATCTTCGCGAGTTCGTTTATCCTGCTCGCGCTGACTGGCCTACCTCTTCGCTTCTACGACGATCCGCGGATGGAGTCCCTGTACAACGCCCTCGGCGGATTGCACGTGGCCAGGAATCTGCATCGCGTGGGCGCGATCGTCATGATCGCCGCCGGCCTGATGCACCTCGGCTACCTGCTCTGGAGCTGGAAGAAGATTGGCTTCTCGGTCCGACGCATCAGCATGCTGCCCAACAAGCAGGACTGGCACGACATGATCGAGACCTTCCGGTTCTACTTCGGCAAGCGCGAGACAGTCCCGACCTACGGCCGGTTCTCCTTCCGGGCGAAGTTCGGCTACTTCGCGGTCTTCTGGGGCGTTCCGATCATGATGCTCTCGGGATTGTGCCTGTGGTTCCCGGTGCAGGCGTCGAACATCCTTCCCGCGCAGGGCGTGTCGATGGCCTACCTCGCCCATGCCGACGAGGCGATTCTCGCGATCGGCGCCATCTTCATCTGGCACCTCTACACGACGATCTTCAGCCCGCTGTACCTGCCGCTGGGCCGGAAGATGTTCTTCGGGACGGTGACCCATGAGGAGGCCGAGTTCGAACACGGCCGCCACGACATAAGCTAG
- the nrfD gene encoding polysulfide reductase NrfD has product MNAGLLASGSLLANAGFVFPNEKELTWSILIVLYPYITGLVAGAFILASLVRVFNAKALAPAYRLALLTSLAFLIVAPLPLVAHLGHPERALQIMMTPHLTSAMAVFGFVYLWYLAAVLLIEVWFDFRKDIVVYANRSKGLKRLFYNILTLGFKDLSEDALAFDDRAGRFVTVIGIPSAVLLHGYVGFIFGSLKGNPWWSSVLMPLIFLLSAIVSGISLVMVLYMVTNWWRREKPDMACVAAIGRYLMFALIFDLTLEGLDLIHRMYEAGEWFEVFSLLRSGYVYETMFGMQLFLGGLVPLGMLAFLQFVKEESERIKMSVYFLSGILVLTGVFFMRWNVVIVGQLFSKSLHGLTTYKLHFTGHEGGGVALLLLILPVVILWVLTKLLPPWSHEPQPASDV; this is encoded by the coding sequence GTGAACGCAGGTTTGCTGGCATCCGGTTCGCTGCTGGCCAACGCCGGCTTCGTGTTTCCCAACGAGAAGGAGCTCACGTGGAGCATCCTCATCGTCCTGTACCCCTACATCACGGGCTTGGTCGCTGGCGCGTTCATCCTCGCCTCGCTCGTGCGCGTGTTCAACGCCAAGGCGCTGGCTCCGGCCTACCGACTCGCCTTGCTCACCTCGCTCGCCTTTCTCATCGTCGCGCCCCTACCTCTGGTCGCCCACTTGGGACACCCCGAGCGCGCGTTGCAGATCATGATGACGCCGCACCTCACGTCGGCGATGGCGGTCTTCGGGTTCGTCTACCTCTGGTACCTTGCCGCCGTTCTTTTGATCGAAGTGTGGTTCGACTTTCGCAAGGACATCGTGGTCTACGCCAATCGATCGAAGGGCCTCAAGAGGCTGTTCTACAACATTCTCACGTTGGGGTTCAAGGACTTGTCGGAGGACGCGTTGGCGTTCGACGACCGGGCTGGGCGGTTTGTGACGGTGATCGGCATCCCTTCGGCCGTGCTCCTTCACGGCTACGTCGGGTTCATCTTCGGGTCGTTGAAGGGCAACCCGTGGTGGTCGAGCGTGCTCATGCCGCTCATCTTCCTGCTCTCCGCCATCGTCTCCGGGATCTCGCTGGTGATGGTGCTCTACATGGTCACCAACTGGTGGCGTCGCGAAAAGCCGGACATGGCGTGCGTCGCGGCCATCGGCCGCTATTTGATGTTCGCGCTCATTTTCGACCTGACGCTCGAGGGACTCGACCTCATCCACCGCATGTACGAAGCCGGAGAGTGGTTCGAAGTGTTCAGCCTCCTCCGGTCTGGTTACGTGTACGAGACGATGTTCGGCATGCAGCTGTTCTTGGGTGGCCTGGTCCCGCTCGGGATGCTGGCCTTCCTCCAGTTCGTCAAGGAGGAGAGCGAGCGCATCAAGATGTCCGTCTACTTCCTCTCGGGAATCTTGGTGCTGACGGGCGTGTTCTTTATGCGTTGGAACGTGGTCATCGTTGGCCAACTCTTCTCGAAGAGTCTGCATGGCCTCACCACCTACAAGCTCCACTTCACCGGTCACGAGGGTGGCGGCGTGGCCCTGCTGCTCCTCATCCTTCCCGTCGTGATCCTCTGGGTGCTCACCAAGCTCTTGCCGCCTTGGTCGCACGAACCGCAGCCGGCTTCAGACGTCTAG
- a CDS encoding cytochrome b/b6 domain-containing protein: MKRLDLRFLPFLLGLTLLVVGTRINAQEPSQVDQETADRIEACMGCHSKEAGAGPAVDLEKLRQSPHASFDCQTCHDAITELPHTPQMTAKKPQCATCHADEVEAFRKSTHSREDYVKGDHPSCVFCHGGGAPHAITAGSKWTREQKVQVCTQCHSQTERMERYHVDPEAVTSYLESFHGKALLRFGNYDTAICTDCHSHHDVLAPMNPAAPTYPTNVAKTCGQEGCHPGSQANFALSGANHLRLKIKHDSLLAGVLWFFRLLIFGTIAFMAVSIILDLVQVVFRSQEPPRCGRPAGIFISLSYFSLIATIIIVTVRANGAGIAAWATLAFLVLAWIAYFFRRNRHVPVATQRLYPRMNLNLRLQHFLLLSSVTALVATGLPLRFAAAQISVQELNMIGGLDNSRLIHRIAAVGLIVVAIWHVLYLLARWRKFGGSIRSWRMLPNKKDLEDFNLVTKGYLGMTKEKPKFDHFTFRSKIDYLAEYWGVPVMVLSGLVLWFPMYFSTWMPEAAWPISFIAHGYEATLAFLAVVCWHLYNVLFNPNNFPFNTLWITGKLTREEMSREHPLELERLDAADMGDGGNGE; the protein is encoded by the coding sequence GTGAAACGGTTGGACCTTCGCTTCCTTCCGTTTCTTCTCGGGTTGACGCTTCTCGTGGTGGGAACCCGAATCAACGCGCAAGAACCTTCGCAGGTCGACCAGGAGACGGCGGACCGCATCGAGGCGTGCATGGGCTGCCACTCGAAGGAAGCCGGGGCCGGCCCTGCGGTGGATCTCGAGAAGCTGCGACAATCGCCGCACGCCTCGTTCGACTGCCAGACGTGCCATGACGCCATCACCGAGCTTCCCCATACGCCGCAGATGACGGCCAAAAAGCCGCAGTGCGCGACGTGCCACGCGGACGAGGTCGAGGCGTTCCGCAAGAGCACGCACTCCCGCGAGGACTACGTCAAGGGGGATCACCCTTCGTGCGTGTTCTGCCACGGGGGCGGCGCGCCCCACGCGATCACGGCGGGTTCGAAGTGGACCCGCGAACAGAAGGTGCAGGTTTGCACGCAGTGCCACTCGCAAACGGAGCGGATGGAGCGGTACCACGTCGACCCCGAGGCGGTGACCTCCTATCTTGAGAGCTTCCACGGCAAGGCGCTGCTGCGCTTTGGCAACTACGACACGGCCATCTGCACCGACTGCCACAGCCACCACGACGTCCTCGCTCCCATGAATCCCGCAGCGCCGACCTATCCCACGAACGTCGCGAAGACGTGCGGGCAAGAGGGGTGTCATCCGGGTTCGCAGGCGAACTTCGCTCTGTCGGGGGCGAACCACCTTCGACTCAAGATCAAGCACGACTCGTTGCTTGCGGGCGTGCTCTGGTTCTTCAGGCTGCTGATCTTCGGCACCATCGCCTTCATGGCCGTGAGCATCATTCTGGACTTGGTCCAGGTCGTGTTCCGAAGCCAGGAACCGCCCCGTTGCGGGCGTCCGGCGGGGATCTTCATCAGCCTGAGCTACTTCTCGCTCATCGCCACGATCATCATCGTGACCGTCCGGGCAAACGGGGCTGGCATCGCGGCGTGGGCGACGCTGGCTTTCCTGGTTCTCGCCTGGATCGCCTACTTCTTCCGGCGCAATCGTCACGTCCCAGTGGCGACGCAGCGGCTCTATCCCCGCATGAACCTGAACCTGCGCCTTCAGCACTTCCTCCTGCTGTCAAGCGTGACGGCCCTGGTTGCGACCGGACTCCCGCTCCGATTCGCTGCCGCTCAGATCTCGGTCCAGGAGCTCAACATGATCGGCGGACTGGACAACTCGCGACTCATCCACCGCATTGCAGCGGTCGGATTGATCGTCGTCGCGATCTGGCACGTTCTGTATCTGCTGGCTCGTTGGCGCAAGTTCGGCGGGTCCATCCGATCGTGGAGGATGCTTCCCAACAAGAAGGACCTCGAGGACTTCAACCTCGTCACGAAGGGCTACCTCGGCATGACGAAGGAGAAGCCGAAGTTCGACCACTTCACCTTCCGCTCCAAGATCGACTACCTGGCCGAGTATTGGGGCGTTCCGGTGATGGTGCTGTCCGGCCTGGTTCTTTGGTTCCCCATGTACTTCAGCACCTGGATGCCCGAGGCCGCTTGGCCGATTTCGTTCATCGCACACGGTTACGAGGCGACCCTCGCGTTCCTCGCCGTGGTGTGCTGGCACCTTTACAACGTGCTGTTCAACCCCAACAACTTCCCGTTCAACACCCTCTGGATCACCGGAAAGCTCACCCGCGAAGAGATGTCGCGCGAACATCCGCTGGAACTCGAGCGCCTCGACGCCGCGGACATGGGCGATGGGGGGAACGGGGAGTGA